From the Macaca thibetana thibetana isolate TM-01 chromosome 12, ASM2454274v1, whole genome shotgun sequence genome, one window contains:
- the LOC126932288 gene encoding small cysteine and glycine repeat-containing protein 2 — MGCCGCGSCGGCGGGCGGCGGGCGGGCGGGCGGCGGGCGGGCGGGCGGCGGGCGSCTTCRCYRVGCCSSCCPCCRGCCGGCCSTPVICCCHRTCSSCGCGCGKGCCQQKGCCQRKCCCQKQCCC; from the coding sequence ATGGGTTGCTGTGGTTGTGGAAGTTGTGGTGGCTGCGGTGGTGGCTgtggtggctgtggtggtggctgcGGTGGTGGCTGCGGTGGTGGCTgtggtggctgtggtggtggctgcGGTGGTGGCTGCGGTGGTGGCTGCggtggctgtggtggtggctgTGGCAGCTGCACCACCTGCAGGTGCTACCGGGTGGGCTGCTGCTCCAGCTGCTGCCCCTGCTGCCGCGGCTGCTGTGGGGGCTGCTGTAGTACGCCCGTGATCTGTTGCTGCCACCGCACCTGCAGCTcgtgtggctgtggctgtgggaaGGGCTGTTGCCAGCAGAAGGGGTGCTGTCAGCGGAAGTGCTGCTGCCAGAAGCAATGCTGCTGCTAG
- the LOC126932871 gene encoding small cysteine and glycine repeat-containing protein 7-like has protein sequence MGCCGCGSCGGCGGCGGGCGGGCGGCGGGCGGCGGGCGSCTTCRCYRVGCCSSCCPCCRGCCGGCCSTPVICCCRRTCSSCGCGCGKGCCQQKGCCQQKCCCQKQCCC, from the coding sequence ATGGGTTGCTGTGGTTGTGGAAGTTGTGGTGGCTgtggtggctgtggtggtggctgtggtggtggctgtggtggctgcggtggtggctgtggtggctgtggtggtggctgTGGCAGCTGCACCACCTGCAGGTGCTACCGGGTGGGCTGCTGCTCCAGCTGCTGCCCCTGCTGCCGCGGCTGCTGTGGGGGCTGCTGTAGCACGCCCGTGATCTGCTGCTGCCGCCGCACCTGCAGCTcgtgtggctgtggctgtgggaaGGGCTGTTGCCAGCAGAAGGGCTGTTGCCAGCAGAAGTGCTGCTGCCAGAAGCAATGCTGCTGCTAG
- the LOC126932870 gene encoding small cysteine and glycine repeat-containing protein 3 → MGCCGCGSCGGCGGCGGGCGGCGGGCGGGCGGGCGGGCGSCTTCRCYRVGCCSSCCPCCRGCCGGCCSTPVICCCRRTCSSCGCGCGKGCYQQKCCCQQKCCCKKQCCC, encoded by the coding sequence ATGGGTTGCTGTGGTTGTGGAAGTTGTGGTGGCTGTGGTGGCTGCGGTGGTGGCTgtggtggctgtggtggtggctgcGGTGGTGGCTGTGGCggtggctgtggtggtggctgTGGCAGCTGCACCACCTGCAGGTGCTACCGGGTGGGCTGCTGCTCCAGCTGCTGCCCCTGCTGCCGCGGCTGCTGTGGGGGCTGCTGCAGCACGCCCGTGATCTGTTGCTGCCGCCGCACCTGCAGCTcatgtggctgtggctgtgggaaGGGCTGTTACCAGCAGAAGTGCTGCTGTCAGCAGAAGTGCTGCTGCAAGAAGCAATGCTGCTGCTAG